In a single window of the Bactrocera dorsalis isolate Fly_Bdor chromosome 2, ASM2337382v1, whole genome shotgun sequence genome:
- the LOC105231632 gene encoding acyl-coenzyme A thioesterase 9, mitochondrial: protein MFRTLQLCSRILVRKQSMPIPVQLSANFVTALKGVDVSDPKYTMDQVRSEIIQHLGLERGYHPIPKSREHLLKYTPKPEDLPARAMQDSFTSALLPLSTDLRLQDNYVSHLGNVRMGRLMEDLDAFAVWVCHQHIKVPNLPANVDLPYTFVTILVDKITFSNLTTDVKEDIRISGHVSWVGRSSMEIVVWLEQKYQGVYKKITRALFLMAARNATNTGAAPVNPITPATEEEKQILSGGEARKKRRQLIQAQSIFKVEPNDFEQSLMYDIYKRTTHTNTMELNKRWLPSNARWMSEWSTVTTIPSFPDNRNAHNTVFGGFLMRLALENSWTAAYLYCGTRPKLTHICDISFEKPVPVTSFIKLTSYIVYTEMNYVQIMTVADVLDTSGGQVTTNLFYSTYKANDSVHAILPRSYHETMWYIQGRRKFKYALGLE, encoded by the exons atgtttcggACTTTGCAACTTTGTTCGCGCATCTTGGTGCGTAAGCAATCAATGCCAATACCTGTTCAACT ATCGGCGAATTTCGTAACGGCGTTAAAAGGCGTGGATGTATCGGATCCGAAATATACCATGGATCAAG TTAGGAGTGAGATAATACAGCACTTGGGTTTAGAAAGAGGCTACCATCCCATACCAAAAAGTCGCGAACATTTACTAAAGTATACGCCAAAACCAGAGGATTTACCAGCGCGTGCAATGCAGGATTCATTCACATCCGCACTACTACCGTTAAGCACTGATTTGAGATTACAGGATAATTATGTCTCCCACTTGGGAAACGTACGAATGGGCCGTTTAATGGAAGATTTAGACGCGTTTGCAG TGTGGGTCTGTCATCAGCACATCAAAGTGCCCAACTTGCCAGCGAATGTTGATCTCCCATACACATTCGTTACTATTTTGGTGGACAAGATTACTTTTAGCAACTTGACAACGGATGTCAAAGAAGATATACGCATTTCCGGCCATGTATCTTGGGTAGGACGAAGTTCAATGGAAATTGTTGTTTGGTTAGAACAAAAATACCAAGGCGTATATAAAAAGATAACACGTGCACTTTTTCTAATGGCTGCACGAAATGCTACTAATACTGGAGCAGCTCCGGTCAATCCCATTACACCAGCTACGGAGGAAGAGAAACAGATTCTTTCCGGTGGTGAGGCACGCAAAAAACGTCGCCAATTGATACAAGCGCAATCTATATTTAAAGTTGAACCCAATGATTTCGAACAAAGTTTAATGTATGATATCTACAAGCGAACAACACACACTAACACCATGGAGTTAAACAAACGATGGCTTCCCTCAAATGCACGTTGGATGTCTGAATGGAGTACAGTTACAACAATACCATCATTCCCGGATAATCGTAATGCACATAATACTGTCTTCGGTGGATTTCTGATGCGTTTAGCTCTAGAAAACAGTTGGACCGCTGCTTATCTCTACTGTGGTACTCGTCCCAAATTAACGCATATTTGCGATATAAGTTTTGAGAAGCCGGTGCCAGTTACATCTTTTATAAAATTGACCTCCTACATAGTTTATACCGAAATGAATTATGTACAAATAATGACAGTTGCTGATGTCTTAGACACAAGTGGTGGTCAAGtaactacaaatttattttatagtacTTATAAAGCTAACGATTCAGTACATGCGATACTGCCACGATCCTATCATGAAACTATGTGGTATATACAAGGCAGACGCAAGTTTAAATATGCCTTAGGATTGGAATAA